The Solibacillus sp. FSL W7-1464 genome contains a region encoding:
- a CDS encoding protein adenylyltransferase SelO, whose product MTDKKQNFGFRFNNSYKELPQTFYSHVTANEVTSPSIVIFNRTLAEQLGLDAQELKEHGAAILAGHEMPDGAAQIAQAYAGHQFGHFNMLGDGRALLIGEHLSQNGERFDLQLKGSGLTPYSRGGDGRAALGPMLREFIISEAMHALSIPTTRSLAVTATGDIIYRETALEGAVLTRVAASHLRVGTFQYAAAFGEADDLKALADYAIQRHYPELLHAENRYLALLESVLDRQAALIAKWQSVGFIHGVMNTDNMTISGETIDYGPCAFMDTYDVSTVFSSIDRQGRYAYRNQPPIASWNLTRFAESLLPLLHENEEEAVQLAQNILGKFPSIYEAYYYSEMREKLGLLSIDEKDEKLIDDLLNLMEEHEADYTNTLRALSEGKRPNNDLFQSDAFKQWETTWFERIEQQDTTVDETMRVMQSVNPAVIPRNHFVEQAIEQFAEGDPSMFAEMLQVLTSPFNITEQYKKYTEPPTDEEPPFVSYCGT is encoded by the coding sequence ATGACAGATAAAAAGCAGAATTTCGGTTTTCGTTTTAATAACAGTTACAAGGAGTTGCCGCAAACTTTTTATTCCCATGTAACCGCTAATGAAGTGACATCACCTTCAATCGTCATCTTTAACCGTACATTAGCAGAGCAGCTTGGTTTAGATGCTCAGGAATTAAAAGAGCATGGTGCCGCTATTTTGGCGGGACATGAAATGCCGGATGGTGCAGCGCAAATTGCACAAGCCTATGCGGGGCATCAATTCGGACATTTTAATATGCTAGGCGACGGAAGAGCGTTATTAATCGGAGAGCACCTCTCGCAAAATGGGGAACGATTTGATCTTCAGTTGAAGGGATCCGGTCTTACACCGTATTCTCGTGGCGGCGATGGACGTGCTGCACTCGGTCCGATGTTGCGGGAGTTTATCATTAGTGAGGCAATGCATGCACTTTCGATTCCAACTACTCGCAGCTTGGCCGTTACGGCAACCGGTGATATTATCTATCGTGAAACGGCTTTGGAAGGCGCTGTTTTAACTCGTGTTGCCGCAAGTCACTTGCGGGTCGGAACGTTTCAGTATGCGGCCGCATTTGGTGAAGCGGATGACTTAAAAGCTTTGGCTGATTATGCAATCCAGCGCCATTATCCCGAGCTTTTGCATGCAGAAAACCGCTATCTTGCATTGCTTGAATCGGTGCTTGACAGACAAGCGGCTCTTATAGCGAAATGGCAAAGCGTCGGTTTTATTCATGGTGTAATGAATACCGATAATATGACAATCAGCGGTGAAACAATCGATTACGGTCCATGTGCGTTTATGGATACGTATGACGTGTCTACTGTCTTCAGTTCGATTGATCGACAGGGGCGCTATGCCTATCGCAATCAGCCACCGATCGCATCATGGAACTTAACACGTTTTGCAGAAAGTTTGCTGCCGCTCCTTCATGAAAATGAAGAGGAAGCAGTTCAACTGGCACAAAATATTCTTGGAAAATTCCCCTCTATATATGAAGCTTATTATTATAGTGAAATGCGGGAAAAATTAGGTCTTCTTTCAATTGATGAAAAGGATGAAAAGCTGATTGATGATCTGCTGAATTTAATGGAAGAACATGAAGCGGATTATACAAATACGTTGCGTGCATTGTCGGAAGGTAAGCGACCGAATAATGACTTGTTCCAGTCAGACGCATTTAAGCAGTGGGAAACAACTTGGTTTGAACGGATTGAACAGCAGGACACAACGGTTGATGAAACGATGCGAGTAATGCAGTCTGTTAATCCTGCGGTTATTCCAAGGAATCATTTTGTGGAACAGGCAATTGAACAATTTGCAGAAGGCGACCCGTCAATGTTTGCCGAGATGCTGCAAGTGCTGACAAGTCCGTTTAATATAACGGAGCAGTACAAAAAATATACAGAGCCACCGACAGACGAAGAACCACCGTTTGTCAGCTATTGTGGAACTTAA
- a CDS encoding DEAD/DEAH box helicase gives MDIKLSEKQIKNLCGTVSFKKGQTFYQTGKVNFLHYTDMYGEAVVKSTEQFVVRIEKEGENQFKTSCSCPTLGDFSKSCQHVAAVLIAIYNLNKNKAQSLPEDEYDETFISENSFLSIFKQQTVQTTSQQRHFEKREVMDVQFLITPVQFTDQDPVIGMQLQVNGDQILSIREFLTHIKNKKSYRISHNTQYNFEQFCFDEQHDAILQLLSKIVDDDALYNDMPVQNQEQHLLIIPPSSWYVLATLISNTKNVSLLHQYESYSDAKVGTQPTALRFFIEAKGEEYQLYIEGIERAVLFPSYRLVLFEGELTQMSDDSMKQLFELKQMLQQKSFLTIEPLHWDYFREQVIPKLKKIGIVEMARELSVKQMETPLVVNIYLDRLKNRFLAGVEFQYGQFVIQPLDDQLSDDVFIIRDIEKEAAVLAMMDESGFTKTDGGYYMQNEELEYEFLYHQLPKLTKLAKIYATNSVKLRIAKENNFPKIRVNVQKERTNWLEFKFEMDGVSNKQIKEILAAIKVKQKYYRLQDGALLSLETREIEEIQRFLRAIPAQDDEYELTFNMPILDSLPFLEQFEQSDIFEAEESFKQFTGQLLHPESLTFEVPDSLEPILRDYQKHGFNWLKLLSNYGFGGVLADDMGLGKTVQSIAFIVSELPIIRANKQPVLIVCPSSLSYNWLYEFMQFAPEVEAIVIDGEVSERRHLLRTMEDHDVIITTYPLLRKDSAFYERQHFHTVFFDEAQAFKNPVTQTARTVKRINATNRFGLTGTPIENSLSELWSIYRVIFPQLFRELEEFRHMQRKDIARRVRPFLLRRMKEQVLGELPQKKEMIEKAGLLPEQKALYAAYLAKLRVDTMKHLDKETFHKNRIRILAGITRLRQICCHPALFVEGYKGGSAKFEQLFRLLEQAKASGRRVLIFSQFTQMLKMIATELFKRGEQYFYLDGQTPSEERIALCNSFNGGERDLFLISLKAGGTGLNLTGADTVILYDLWWNPAVEEQAADRAHRMGQKEVVQVVKLIANGTIEEKMSELQQKKKMLISDILDGDESSKGTLTEQDIREILMI, from the coding sequence ATGGATATAAAACTATCTGAAAAACAAATAAAAAATCTATGCGGAACCGTTTCTTTTAAAAAAGGCCAAACTTTTTATCAAACAGGAAAAGTGAATTTCCTGCATTATACGGATATGTATGGAGAAGCGGTTGTAAAAAGCACGGAACAATTCGTTGTCCGTATAGAAAAAGAAGGAGAAAATCAGTTTAAAACATCGTGCAGTTGTCCGACATTGGGGGATTTCAGTAAGAGCTGTCAACATGTAGCAGCGGTGCTAATCGCTATTTATAATCTCAACAAGAATAAGGCGCAATCGCTCCCAGAGGATGAGTACGATGAAACTTTTATTTCTGAAAACAGCTTTCTTTCTATTTTTAAGCAACAGACAGTACAAACGACAAGTCAGCAGCGCCACTTTGAAAAGCGGGAAGTAATGGATGTACAGTTCTTAATAACACCTGTACAGTTTACAGACCAAGACCCGGTTATTGGAATGCAGCTACAAGTTAATGGAGATCAAATTTTATCTATTCGGGAGTTTTTAACGCATATAAAAAATAAAAAATCTTACCGGATTTCTCATAATACACAATACAATTTTGAACAGTTTTGTTTTGACGAGCAGCATGATGCCATCTTACAGCTACTGAGTAAAATTGTGGATGATGATGCGCTTTATAATGATATGCCTGTACAAAATCAGGAGCAGCATTTGCTGATCATTCCGCCTTCATCGTGGTATGTGCTTGCTACATTGATATCGAATACGAAAAATGTTTCGTTATTGCATCAATACGAAAGCTATAGCGATGCAAAGGTTGGAACACAGCCTACAGCACTTCGTTTTTTCATTGAAGCAAAAGGGGAAGAGTATCAGCTTTATATAGAAGGAATTGAACGTGCTGTCTTGTTTCCGAGTTACCGGTTAGTGCTATTTGAAGGCGAACTGACACAAATGAGTGATGACAGCATGAAGCAGCTTTTCGAATTAAAGCAAATGCTTCAGCAAAAATCTTTCTTAACAATTGAACCTTTACACTGGGATTACTTCCGGGAACAGGTCATACCTAAACTGAAAAAAATAGGTATTGTCGAAATGGCCCGGGAGCTTTCGGTAAAACAGATGGAAACCCCTTTAGTAGTAAACATTTATTTAGACCGTCTGAAAAACCGTTTCCTTGCAGGTGTGGAATTTCAGTACGGGCAGTTTGTCATTCAACCATTGGATGATCAGCTTTCGGATGACGTGTTCATCATAAGGGATATTGAAAAGGAAGCGGCGGTATTAGCGATGATGGATGAAAGCGGCTTTACAAAAACGGATGGCGGCTACTATATGCAGAATGAGGAACTTGAATATGAGTTTTTATATCACCAGCTTCCAAAGCTCACAAAACTCGCAAAAATCTATGCAACAAATTCTGTTAAGCTGCGGATTGCCAAAGAAAATAACTTTCCGAAAATCCGGGTGAATGTCCAAAAGGAACGGACAAATTGGCTTGAATTTAAATTTGAAATGGATGGCGTTTCGAATAAGCAAATTAAAGAAATTTTAGCGGCCATCAAAGTGAAGCAAAAATATTATCGTTTACAAGATGGGGCATTGCTGTCTCTGGAGACGAGGGAAATAGAAGAAATTCAGCGCTTCCTTCGCGCAATTCCAGCTCAGGATGATGAGTATGAATTAACGTTTAATATGCCGATATTGGATAGTCTGCCGTTTTTGGAGCAATTTGAACAAAGTGATATATTCGAAGCGGAAGAATCGTTTAAACAGTTTACAGGCCAGTTATTACATCCTGAATCATTGACATTTGAAGTTCCTGATAGCCTGGAACCGATTCTTCGGGATTACCAGAAACATGGTTTTAACTGGTTGAAATTGCTCTCGAATTATGGCTTCGGCGGTGTGCTTGCAGATGATATGGGTCTTGGGAAAACTGTACAGAGTATTGCATTTATCGTATCTGAATTGCCGATAATCCGTGCTAACAAACAGCCGGTTCTAATCGTTTGTCCATCATCGCTTTCATACAATTGGCTTTATGAGTTCATGCAGTTTGCACCGGAAGTCGAAGCGATTGTCATTGATGGGGAAGTATCGGAGCGGCGCCATTTACTGCGTACAATGGAAGATCATGATGTCATTATTACAACCTATCCGTTATTACGTAAAGATAGCGCATTTTATGAACGCCAGCATTTTCATACGGTATTTTTTGATGAAGCGCAGGCATTTAAAAATCCGGTAACACAGACAGCAAGAACGGTGAAAAGAATCAATGCGACAAATCGCTTTGGTTTAACAGGAACACCGATTGAAAACTCATTATCGGAATTATGGTCGATTTACCGTGTTATTTTTCCGCAGCTGTTCCGCGAGCTGGAGGAGTTTCGCCATATGCAGCGAAAAGATATTGCACGAAGAGTACGTCCGTTTCTCCTTCGCCGAATGAAAGAACAGGTATTAGGAGAGTTACCTCAAAAAAAGGAAATGATAGAAAAAGCCGGACTGTTACCGGAGCAAAAAGCGTTATATGCCGCCTATTTGGCGAAATTGCGTGTTGATACAATGAAGCACCTGGACAAAGAAACGTTCCATAAAAACCGTATTCGAATTTTGGCGGGAATTACGAGACTGCGTCAAATCTGCTGTCACCCCGCACTGTTTGTCGAAGGGTATAAGGGTGGTTCCGCAAAGTTTGAGCAGCTGTTCCGGTTATTGGAACAAGCGAAGGCATCCGGCCGACGGGTATTAATATTTTCACAGTTTACGCAAATGTTGAAAATGATTGCGACAGAGCTTTTCAAGCGCGGGGAACAATATTTTTACCTTGACGGACAAACGCCTTCGGAAGAGCGGATTGCACTTTGTAACTCATTTAATGGTGGCGAGCGGGATCTGTTTTTGATTTCATTAAAAGCGGGTGGTACTGGACTGAATCTAACAGGGGCAGATACCGTCATTTTATATGATTTATGGTGGAATCCGGCAGTCGAGGAACAAGCAGCTGACCGTGCCCATCGTATGGGGCAAAAGGAAGTTGTACAAGTTGTTAAGCTGATCGCAAACGGAACGATTGAGGAAAAAATGAGTGAGCTTCAGCAGAAGAAGAAAATGCTTATTTCCGATATATTGGACGGTGATGAATCGTCGAAGGGAACTTTAACAGAGCAGGATATCCGGGAAATTTTAATGATCTAA
- a CDS encoding winged helix-turn-helix transcriptional regulator: MKTRYDLPCNIAQTLNILGDRWTLLIIHELLIGETNFNDIKLKLPGLSANILSNRLKELEDAQIVQSELYSIHPPRYRYTLTEKGTALEDVFNSMIIWGADHLETCYKEIVGPDEHRVEIGYYSTETGERVDTIHIRPLKTV; the protein is encoded by the coding sequence ATGAAAACACGCTATGACTTACCTTGTAACATTGCACAAACATTAAATATACTTGGTGATCGTTGGACACTTCTCATCATTCATGAACTGCTGATTGGTGAAACGAACTTCAATGATATTAAACTGAAACTTCCAGGTTTATCAGCAAATATTCTTTCAAACCGGTTAAAAGAACTGGAAGATGCACAGATCGTCCAAAGTGAGCTATATTCCATCCATCCACCACGTTACCGTTATACATTAACGGAAAAAGGTACTGCCCTTGAGGATGTTTTCAATTCGATGATTATATGGGGTGCTGATCATCTGGAAACCTGCTATAAAGAAATCGTCGGTCCTGATGAACACCGTGTAGAAATCGGATATTATTCTACTGAAACAGGCGAACGCGTTGACACAATTCATATACGGCCGTTAAAAACTGTCTAA
- a CDS encoding acyl-CoA dehydrogenase family protein, with amino-acid sequence MALNKELLERIIDEKLKPVVKKVDEQAHYAEDYILALSEAGFFQSANKDQPTLLQDEAAVVRETAKVCMTTAFCVWCHLAALTYLRNSNNTYLKQTILSELETGVKLGATGLSNAMKYYSGLEKLHLKAEKTEEGYVINGTLPAVSNLGNRHYFGAVATVDDHEILVLVPTDSKGLDMNERLGFLGVNGSATYSCKFDQVLITKDFVISEDAKAFCDVIRPTFIYYQVPLGAGVIAAAVEGIEKVKAKQNGCNEYLKVQAAELRDQYERINGELNNLASNLSLKEIVNTRLQAVHDTLAAVQANMIHNGAAGYVAGSVPSRKLREAYFFANLTPTVRHLEKIKSSFA; translated from the coding sequence ATGGCATTGAACAAAGAATTGTTAGAACGAATCATCGATGAAAAACTGAAACCCGTGGTGAAGAAGGTCGATGAGCAGGCACATTATGCAGAAGATTATATTTTAGCGCTAAGTGAGGCTGGTTTCTTCCAATCGGCAAATAAGGACCAACCGACGCTATTACAGGATGAGGCAGCGGTTGTTCGTGAAACGGCAAAGGTTTGTATGACAACAGCGTTTTGTGTTTGGTGCCATTTAGCCGCATTAACTTATTTACGTAATAGTAATAACACATATTTAAAGCAGACAATACTATCCGAGCTGGAAACCGGCGTAAAACTCGGTGCAACAGGTTTATCGAATGCGATGAAGTACTATTCCGGATTGGAAAAACTTCACCTGAAGGCAGAAAAGACAGAAGAAGGCTATGTCATTAATGGAACATTGCCGGCTGTATCCAACTTGGGAAATCGCCATTACTTTGGTGCCGTTGCAACAGTCGATGATCATGAAATTTTGGTGCTTGTCCCAACTGATAGTAAAGGGCTTGACATGAATGAACGACTTGGTTTCCTTGGAGTGAATGGCAGCGCGACCTATTCATGCAAATTCGATCAAGTCTTAATTACGAAAGACTTTGTTATTTCCGAGGATGCGAAAGCATTTTGCGATGTTATTCGCCCTACGTTTATTTATTATCAAGTTCCGCTTGGTGCAGGTGTAATCGCCGCAGCAGTTGAAGGTATTGAAAAAGTAAAAGCGAAGCAAAATGGCTGCAATGAATACTTGAAAGTACAGGCAGCCGAACTGCGCGATCAATATGAAAGAATTAATGGAGAGTTGAACAACTTGGCAAGCAATTTGTCATTGAAGGAAATTGTCAATACACGACTGCAAGCAGTACACGATACATTAGCTGCTGTACAGGCGAACATGATACACAATGGAGCTGCCGGTTATGTCGCTGGAAGTGTACCATCCCGCAAACTGCGTGAAGCTTACTTCTTTGCCAACTTGACGCCAACAGTCCGACATCTGGAAAAAATCAAATCATCTTTTGCTTGA
- a CDS encoding ABC transporter substrate-binding protein, with translation MKKVVLIMTMLFVALLSACGTNEGSSAGDGEKPTIKIGYLPITHAVPLYMQNDEKYEDYNLELVKFGSWPELMDALNTGAIDGASVLIQLAMNAKEKGIDLKAVALGHRDGNVLIGGKDINSVEELKGKSFAIPSRFSTHNILLYEMLKKHGIAYDEVDVIELPPAEMPAALAEGRIAGYVVAEPFGAISVALENGKVLYQSEEIWQDSIDCGLVLRGQFIKDNKELAGKFVDDYVAGGELAQGKDDHMHEVVGQYLTVEENVLDISLDWISYDNLSIEQDSYAILRDALLEMGLSENPPSYEDFVDASFVN, from the coding sequence ATGAAAAAGGTAGTGTTGATCATGACAATGCTGTTCGTGGCATTGTTGTCGGCATGCGGGACGAATGAAGGAAGTTCTGCAGGTGACGGTGAAAAGCCAACGATTAAAATCGGTTATTTACCGATTACGCATGCAGTCCCGTTATATATGCAGAATGATGAAAAGTATGAAGATTACAATTTAGAGCTCGTGAAGTTCGGGTCTTGGCCTGAGCTGATGGATGCACTGAATACTGGTGCAATTGACGGGGCATCTGTATTGATCCAATTAGCGATGAATGCAAAAGAAAAAGGCATTGATCTGAAAGCGGTGGCACTTGGTCACCGGGACGGCAATGTATTGATCGGTGGTAAAGATATCAATTCCGTGGAAGAACTGAAAGGGAAATCTTTTGCGATTCCAAGCAGGTTTTCAACGCATAATATTTTGCTCTATGAAATGCTGAAAAAGCATGGCATTGCTTACGATGAAGTAGATGTGATTGAATTGCCTCCGGCGGAAATGCCCGCAGCTTTAGCGGAAGGGCGTATTGCCGGTTATGTAGTTGCTGAGCCGTTTGGTGCGATTTCTGTTGCATTGGAAAATGGGAAAGTGCTTTATCAGTCAGAAGAAATTTGGCAGGATTCCATTGATTGCGGTTTAGTATTACGCGGTCAGTTTATTAAGGACAATAAAGAATTGGCAGGAAAGTTTGTCGATGACTATGTAGCGGGCGGAGAGCTTGCACAAGGTAAAGACGACCATATGCATGAAGTTGTTGGTCAATATTTAACAGTTGAAGAAAACGTACTGGATATTTCATTGGATTGGATTTCCTACGACAACTTAAGCATTGAACAGGACAGTTATGCGATTTTGCGTGATGCATTACTGGAAATGGGATTATCCGAAAACCCGCCTTCCTATGAAGATTTTGTTGATGCCAGCTTTGTAAATTAG
- a CDS encoding DUF4242 domain-containing protein has translation MSLYLVESTINEVSSKEAFSALVEKVHATEGVGVIEVQVAKDFSRGYFIIEATDEEAVKTALQTQGIAIDLVKEVRLIGKELDEVKAGGEQVNYLVEWEIPAEITMEKYLERKKKNSVKYEEVPDVKFSRTYVCEDMTKCLCFYDAPDEAAVKRAREAVQTPITSLTELAD, from the coding sequence ATGAGTTTATATTTAGTAGAATCAACAATCAATGAAGTTTCTTCAAAGGAAGCATTTTCGGCATTAGTCGAAAAAGTGCATGCTACAGAAGGCGTTGGGGTAATCGAAGTTCAAGTGGCGAAAGATTTTTCACGTGGCTATTTCATTATTGAAGCAACTGATGAGGAAGCAGTAAAAACAGCATTGCAAACACAAGGTATTGCAATTGATTTAGTAAAGGAAGTGCGTTTAATCGGGAAAGAACTTGATGAAGTCAAAGCAGGCGGCGAGCAAGTAAACTACCTGGTAGAATGGGAAATCCCTGCAGAAATCACAATGGAAAAATATTTGGAGCGTAAAAAGAAAAATTCGGTAAAATACGAAGAAGTTCCAGATGTAAAATTCTCTCGTACGTATGTATGTGAAGATATGACAAAATGTTTATGTTTCTATGATGCACCGGATGAAGCAGCTGTAAAACGTGCACGTGAAGCAGTACAAACACCGATCACATCTTTAACGGAATTGGCAGACTAA
- a CDS encoding ABC transporter ATP-binding protein → MSTAKIEINEVSKSYGEKGPTVLKDVSFNINHGEVIAILGKSGCGKSTLLNCIGGFETINQGQILLDGTAVTKPSKRCIMLMQNYGLLPWRSVRKNVELGIENSDLTTAEVTKRAAHYLQMVGLEDRSNALPGELSGGMQQRVAIARALAIQPEVILMDEPFGALDTFTRYYLQDELKQIQQREKMTIVLVTHDIDEAIYLADRILIMKSNPGEIHKEVLLKLPNERDRADTDFQHYREIIFNEFQFTHDKAAIEFNI, encoded by the coding sequence TTGTCGACAGCAAAGATTGAAATTAATGAAGTTTCCAAGTCGTATGGAGAAAAAGGTCCTACAGTTTTAAAGGACGTCTCATTTAATATAAATCATGGTGAAGTCATTGCCATTTTAGGAAAAAGCGGTTGTGGTAAAAGTACATTGCTAAATTGCATCGGAGGCTTCGAAACAATTAATCAGGGACAGATCCTGCTTGATGGGACTGCCGTGACAAAACCTAGTAAGCGCTGTATTATGCTGATGCAAAATTACGGACTGCTGCCATGGCGCTCTGTTCGGAAAAATGTGGAGCTCGGGATTGAGAATTCAGATTTAACGACTGCTGAAGTTACAAAAAGAGCGGCCCATTATCTACAGATGGTAGGATTGGAAGACCGTTCCAATGCATTGCCTGGTGAGCTTTCAGGCGGTATGCAGCAACGGGTAGCAATAGCCCGTGCATTGGCCATTCAACCGGAAGTTATTTTAATGGATGAGCCGTTTGGCGCGCTTGATACCTTTACACGCTATTATTTACAGGATGAATTGAAACAAATTCAGCAGCGCGAGAAGATGACGATTGTATTAGTAACCCATGACATTGATGAAGCGATTTACTTGGCAGACCGGATTCTAATCATGAAGTCAAATCCAGGTGAAATTCATAAAGAAGTTTTGCTGAAGCTGCCAAATGAACGCGATCGTGCTGATACGGATTTTCAGCATTACCGTGAAATCATATTCAATGAATTCCAATTTACTCATGATAAAGCAGCAATCGAATTTAATATTTAG
- a CDS encoding biotin transporter BioY, whose translation METVHKTQSFKTIDLIYSALFATLIMVGANITSFVPFLTVGGVPITLQAFFAILAGLVLGSKKGAIACAVYMFIGLAGAPVFSKFSGGFSAILLPTFGFIVTFIISAYIAGKIAEKFQTRLAYIIGALVAMAVNYIIGTTWMYFAYTLWASAPEGFTYNMAWLWMIPPMPKDIILSIFAGFFAYRIQKILKILPTK comes from the coding sequence ATGGAGACTGTTCACAAAACACAAAGCTTTAAAACAATCGATTTAATTTACAGTGCACTTTTTGCGACACTTATTATGGTTGGAGCAAATATTACATCATTCGTACCGTTTCTAACGGTCGGCGGTGTACCGATAACACTACAGGCATTTTTTGCAATATTAGCAGGTTTAGTACTTGGATCAAAAAAAGGAGCCATTGCATGTGCAGTGTATATGTTTATCGGGTTAGCAGGGGCACCGGTATTCTCTAAATTCTCGGGCGGATTTTCGGCGATTCTACTTCCGACATTCGGCTTTATCGTAACATTTATTATTAGTGCCTATATTGCCGGTAAAATTGCCGAAAAGTTTCAGACGAGACTTGCCTATATTATTGGCGCACTTGTTGCGATGGCAGTTAACTATATTATAGGAACAACCTGGATGTATTTTGCCTATACATTATGGGCGTCTGCACCTGAAGGTTTCACCTACAACATGGCATGGCTTTGGATGATTCCTCCAATGCCTAAAGATATTATACTTTCAATTTTTGCCGGATTCTTCGCTTATCGCATTCAAAAGATTCTGAAAATACTACCTACTAAATAA
- a CDS encoding ABC transporter permease: protein MAVVKKLSPIALGFLLLLVVWQAAIMIGGHQSALFPPPLKVGEALLAIISDGTLFGHIQISLFRFFSGYLIAVVAAISLGLILGRLPAVWKVLDPVVQVLRPVSPIAWSPFIVLWFGIGNMPAIVIIFIAAFFPVLLSTVSAVKKVDKTYLRIASNFEMSPFETMRKIILPASFPMIANGLHMALGSAWIFLVAGEMVGAQSGLGFLIVDARNSLSLDLVMACIVVIGVLGLLLDKGIHHFESWVNRIWGGAK from the coding sequence ATGGCGGTAGTGAAGAAATTGTCCCCGATTGCACTAGGCTTTCTATTATTACTTGTCGTTTGGCAAGCTGCAATTATGATAGGCGGGCATCAGTCGGCACTTTTCCCTCCGCCTTTAAAAGTGGGGGAAGCGTTACTGGCGATCATTTCCGATGGTACGCTGTTTGGACATATACAAATTAGTTTATTTCGATTTTTCTCAGGTTATCTGATTGCTGTCGTTGCAGCCATTTCATTAGGGCTGATTTTAGGAAGACTGCCGGCTGTCTGGAAAGTGCTTGATCCGGTTGTGCAAGTATTGCGACCGGTTTCGCCGATTGCGTGGTCACCATTTATCGTTTTATGGTTCGGCATCGGGAATATGCCGGCGATCGTTATTATTTTTATCGCTGCATTTTTCCCGGTCTTATTGTCAACGGTATCAGCGGTTAAAAAAGTCGATAAAACGTATTTACGTATTGCATCGAATTTTGAGATGAGTCCTTTTGAGACAATGAGAAAAATTATATTGCCGGCTTCATTTCCGATGATCGCAAATGGACTGCATATGGCGCTAGGTTCTGCATGGATCTTCCTCGTAGCCGGTGAGATGGTCGGTGCGCAATCGGGTCTAGGATTTCTAATTGTCGATGCACGAAATTCTTTGAGTCTGGATTTAGTTATGGCTTGTATTGTTGTAATCGGAGTACTTGGTCTTTTACTGGATAAAGGCATTCATCATTTTGAAAGCTGGGTAAACCGCATTTGGGGAGGCGCAAAATAA
- a CDS encoding universal stress protein, whose protein sequence is MANHYENIVVAVDGSDVSELAFQKSIDIAKRNIGSTLHIIHVIDTSFSASFDMLYDNMVELVRKHGEVLLDRYELEAKDAGIPAINKILTKGTPKTILARRLSEHAPADIIICGATGSNAAEQMFMGSTTEAIVRHATCDVLIVRTPEK, encoded by the coding sequence ATGGCAAATCATTATGAAAATATAGTTGTTGCAGTAGATGGTTCAGATGTTAGCGAACTCGCTTTTCAAAAATCGATTGATATAGCAAAACGAAATATTGGCTCGACTTTACACATTATCCATGTAATCGATACGAGCTTCTCCGCATCTTTTGATATGCTTTATGATAATATGGTTGAATTGGTTCGAAAACATGGCGAAGTTTTATTGGACCGCTATGAATTGGAAGCAAAAGATGCCGGTATTCCTGCGATCAATAAAATCTTAACAAAAGGTACGCCTAAGACGATTTTAGCAAGAAGGCTTTCAGAGCATGCGCCAGCAGATATTATCATTTGTGGTGCAACCGGCTCGAATGCTGCCGAGCAGATGTTCATGGGCTCTACTACAGAAGCAATCGTTCGGCATGCTACATGCGATGTTTTGATTGTACGTACACCAGAAAAATAA